A part of Silvimonas soli genomic DNA contains:
- a CDS encoding peptidoglycan D,D-transpeptidase FtsI family protein: MNARVSSVRPHQRYAHVLKLERWRVWAILTGLMALFVVLLARGLYLQAFNESFLQSQGDARYTRALKLEANRGMITDRNGDPLAISTPVQSIWCSPRGMILLPPGQKRDDDWEPANDKDPVPVSRDEVATLAKSLGMTTDDIFKKIVAVSRKGPNGEDIRPDFVWLKRGLSPADAKTVLALNVPGVYAQTEYRRYYPAGEVMAHIIGFTNIDGKGQEGFELTRDSMLAGKPGSRTVIRDRRGYIVEDISTIIPPRDGETLTLSVDKRIQYLAYRELKAAVELNKAVGGGIVVLDAHTGEVLALANAPSYNPNSRNRIDPAARRNRALTDIYEPGSVMKPVTISAVMDSGKITANSKVDTFNGTMSIGPATIHDTHHGGVLSIAQVIQQSSNVGAARISLMMPREYMWNAYHNAGFGEPPHSGFPGEAGGILRNWKNWRPIEQATMAFGNGISVSLMQMARAYQMFADQGQIHPITFTKLVAPMPGKQVITPASAQAMRDMMESVVQPGGTGVAARVVGYRVAGKTGTSHKLEGGQYVNKYIASFIGMAPASDPRLIIAVMIDEPTGAKHFGGSVAGPVFSNVMAGSLRLLGVPPDAPTDNILLPAPDESDARE; encoded by the coding sequence ATGAACGCCCGCGTCTCTTCCGTGCGCCCGCATCAACGCTACGCCCACGTGCTCAAGCTCGAGCGCTGGCGTGTCTGGGCGATTCTGACCGGCTTGATGGCGCTGTTCGTGGTGCTTCTGGCGCGCGGCTTGTATCTGCAAGCGTTCAACGAGTCATTCCTGCAAAGTCAGGGTGATGCGCGTTATACCCGTGCGCTCAAGCTGGAAGCCAATCGCGGCATGATCACCGACCGCAATGGCGATCCGCTGGCAATCTCCACGCCGGTGCAATCCATCTGGTGCAGCCCGCGCGGCATGATTTTGCTGCCGCCAGGGCAAAAGCGTGATGACGATTGGGAACCAGCGAACGATAAGGACCCGGTACCGGTGTCACGTGACGAAGTCGCTACCTTGGCCAAATCGCTGGGCATGACCACCGACGACATCTTCAAGAAGATTGTCGCGGTCTCACGTAAAGGCCCGAACGGCGAAGACATTCGCCCGGATTTTGTGTGGCTCAAGCGCGGCCTGTCACCTGCTGACGCCAAGACCGTGCTGGCCTTGAATGTGCCCGGCGTTTATGCGCAAACCGAATATCGCCGTTACTACCCCGCCGGGGAAGTGATGGCGCACATTATTGGCTTCACCAATATTGACGGCAAAGGGCAGGAAGGCTTCGAGCTGACCCGCGACAGCATGCTGGCCGGCAAACCCGGTAGCCGCACGGTGATTCGTGACCGCCGCGGCTATATCGTTGAAGACATTTCCACCATCATTCCTCCGCGCGATGGCGAAACACTGACTTTGTCGGTGGACAAGCGCATCCAGTATCTGGCTTATCGCGAGCTGAAAGCGGCTGTGGAATTGAACAAGGCCGTGGGCGGCGGCATCGTGGTGCTCGACGCCCATACCGGCGAAGTATTGGCGCTGGCCAATGCGCCGTCCTACAACCCGAACAGCCGCAACCGCATTGACCCTGCTGCACGCCGCAACCGGGCGCTGACCGATATCTATGAGCCTGGTTCGGTCATGAAGCCGGTGACGATCTCGGCAGTAATGGATTCCGGCAAGATCACGGCTAATTCCAAGGTTGATACCTTCAACGGCACCATGTCGATCGGTCCGGCGACCATTCACGACACCCACCACGGTGGCGTGCTGAGTATCGCCCAGGTTATCCAGCAGTCATCCAACGTCGGCGCTGCGCGTATCTCATTGATGATGCCGCGCGAATACATGTGGAACGCCTATCACAACGCCGGTTTCGGTGAGCCACCGCACAGTGGTTTCCCTGGCGAAGCGGGCGGTATTTTGCGTAACTGGAAGAACTGGCGCCCCATTGAACAAGCCACCATGGCCTTTGGCAACGGGATTTCGGTCAGCCTGATGCAAATGGCGCGGGCTTACCAGATGTTTGCCGATCAAGGCCAGATTCACCCGATCACCTTTACCAAGCTGGTCGCCCCCATGCCGGGCAAGCAAGTGATTACTCCTGCCAGCGCCCAGGCTATGCGCGACATGATGGAATCCGTCGTGCAGCCAGGCGGGACCGGCGTTGCCGCGCGCGTGGTCGGTTATCGCGTGGCGGGCAAGACCGGTACTTCACACAAGCTGGAAGGTGGCCAGTATGTGAACAAGTACATTGCCTCCTTTATCGGTATGGCGCCAGCATCTGACCCCCGTTTGATTATCGCCGTCATGATTGATGAACCCACTGGCGCCAAACACTTCGGTGGTTCGGTTGCGGGGCCGGTGTTCAGCAATGTCATGGCTGGCAGTTTGCGTTTGCTGGGCGTGCCGCCCGATGCGCCGACCGACAATATCCTGCTGCCTGCGCCCGACGAATCGGACGCAAGGGAATAA
- the ftsL gene encoding cell division protein FtsL, with protein sequence MIRLNLFLLTLAIVCALSVVTSQHRSRKAYGELQKEQEVARQRDVEWGQLQLEESTWAMHSRIESEATQRLNMQMPGAARTQVIGPEGTAIGRAATKADLKE encoded by the coding sequence GTGATCCGCCTCAATCTATTTTTACTGACCCTCGCAATTGTTTGCGCTCTATCCGTGGTTACCAGTCAGCACCGTTCGCGCAAGGCCTACGGAGAACTCCAGAAAGAACAAGAGGTTGCACGTCAACGCGATGTGGAATGGGGTCAGTTGCAGCTGGAAGAAAGCACTTGGGCGATGCACTCGCGTATTGAGTCCGAGGCCACGCAACGACTGAATATGCAGATGCCAGGCGCCGCACGCACGCAAGTGATCGGCCCGGAAGGTACCGCGATTGGTCGCGCGGCCACCAAAGCGGACCTGAAAGAATGA
- the mraY gene encoding phospho-N-acetylmuramoyl-pentapeptide-transferase — MTQWLAESIRAFNVFNYISLRAVLAMITALGISWALGPLVIRKLTEMKVGQSVRSDGPQTHLVKAGTPTMGGTLILLSIGITTLLWGELNNKYVWLVLIVTLATGVIGFIDDYKKVALKNPKGLSAKAKMLGQSAIAIGAGVFLVNAGQLPSHTGFIIPFYKEILYPFGAIGFCVLTYFVIVGTSNAVNLTDGLDGLAIMPTVLVSGAFCIFAYVAGNAVFSKYLGIPHVPGAGELVIFCAAMAGAGLGFLWFNAYPAEVFMGDVGALALGAGLGTVAVIVRQEIVLLIMGGVFVVEALSVMIQVASFKLTGKRVFRMAPLHHHYELKGWKETQVVVRFWIITMLLVMAGLATLKLR, encoded by the coding sequence CTGACTCAATGGCTGGCCGAATCGATCCGCGCTTTCAACGTGTTCAACTACATCTCGTTGCGTGCGGTGCTGGCCATGATTACGGCCTTGGGAATTTCGTGGGCGCTGGGCCCGCTGGTGATCCGCAAGCTGACCGAAATGAAAGTCGGCCAATCCGTACGCAGCGATGGCCCCCAGACTCACCTGGTCAAAGCCGGTACCCCGACCATGGGCGGCACGCTTATTCTGCTGTCGATTGGCATAACCACCCTGCTGTGGGGCGAGCTGAACAACAAATACGTGTGGCTGGTACTGATTGTGACGCTGGCTACCGGCGTCATCGGTTTTATCGACGATTACAAAAAGGTCGCGCTCAAAAACCCGAAGGGTTTGAGCGCCAAAGCCAAGATGCTCGGCCAGTCGGCCATTGCCATTGGTGCCGGCGTGTTCCTGGTCAACGCGGGCCAGCTGCCGTCGCACACCGGCTTCATCATCCCGTTTTACAAAGAAATCCTGTACCCGTTCGGCGCGATCGGCTTTTGCGTGCTGACCTATTTCGTGATCGTTGGCACGTCCAACGCCGTCAACCTCACCGATGGCCTCGACGGTCTGGCGATCATGCCAACGGTGCTGGTCTCCGGTGCGTTCTGCATTTTTGCCTACGTGGCCGGTAACGCCGTGTTCTCCAAATACCTGGGCATTCCGCATGTGCCGGGCGCCGGTGAACTGGTGATTTTCTGTGCCGCAATGGCCGGTGCCGGGCTCGGATTTTTATGGTTTAACGCCTACCCGGCGGAAGTGTTCATGGGCGACGTTGGCGCACTGGCACTCGGCGCGGGTCTGGGCACTGTGGCCGTGATCGTGCGCCAGGAAATCGTGCTGCTGATCATGGGCGGTGTGTTTGTGGTGGAAGCACTGTCGGTGATGATCCAGGTCGCCAGCTTCAAGCTCACCGGCAAGCGGGTTTTCAGAATGGCGCCGCTGCATCACCACTACGAATTGAAAGGCTGGAAAGAGACGCAGGTTGTGGTGCGTTTCTGGATTATCACCATGCTGCTGGTGATGGCCGGTCTGGCCACACTGAAACTGCGTTAA
- a CDS encoding protein MIGRI has protein sequence MLSAFSLALRLIFLLLAAWLIFSRLFPRARQEVDRVVNITAMVLVVASSIVVVLHFFH, from the coding sequence GTGCTTTCAGCATTTTCCTTGGCTCTACGCCTCATTTTCCTACTGCTTGCCGCCTGGCTGATTTTCAGCCGCCTGTTCCCGCGAGCCCGGCAAGAGGTTGATCGAGTCGTCAACATCACCGCCATGGTGCTGGTTGTTGCATCGAGCATCGTTGTAGTGCTGCACTTTTTTCATTGA
- the msrP gene encoding protein-methionine-sulfoxide reductase catalytic subunit MsrP yields MSRFIFKSDVAPSEITPEEVYRQRRLFMQAAGTLAAASFVPELAMAAAAPSFAGAPSKYSTTEAKNTFEQITHYNNYYEFGTDKSDPGENAGTLKTRPWSVRIEGECAKPQTFDIDSLLKLAPLEERVYRLRCVEAWSMVMPWEGFPLSELLKQVQPNGNAKYVEFTSLADPKQMPGVSERVLDWPYTEGLRMDEAMNPLTLLTFGLYGKPLPNQNGAPVRIIVPWKYGFKSAKSIVKIRLVEKQPATAWNKSIPSEYGFYSNVNPEVDHPRWSQATERRIGEFSRRKTLMFNGYGEYVAAMYRNMDLKKFY; encoded by the coding sequence ATGTCTCGATTTATCTTCAAGTCCGACGTCGCACCGAGTGAAATCACGCCCGAAGAGGTCTACCGGCAACGCCGACTGTTCATGCAGGCGGCCGGTACGCTGGCGGCGGCAAGCTTTGTACCTGAACTGGCCATGGCAGCTGCCGCGCCATCCTTTGCCGGGGCTCCCAGCAAATACAGCACCACTGAAGCCAAAAATACGTTTGAGCAGATCACCCACTACAACAATTACTACGAGTTTGGCACGGATAAATCCGATCCGGGCGAAAATGCCGGCACGCTGAAAACGCGGCCATGGAGCGTGCGGATTGAGGGCGAATGTGCCAAACCGCAAACGTTTGATATCGATAGCCTGCTGAAACTGGCCCCGCTGGAAGAGCGTGTCTATCGCCTGCGCTGTGTGGAAGCCTGGTCGATGGTGATGCCATGGGAAGGGTTTCCGCTGTCTGAACTACTCAAGCAGGTGCAGCCTAACGGCAACGCCAAATATGTGGAGTTCACTTCGCTGGCCGACCCAAAGCAAATGCCCGGGGTCTCCGAGCGCGTGCTGGACTGGCCGTATACCGAAGGCCTGCGCATGGATGAAGCCATGAATCCGCTCACGCTGCTGACCTTCGGCCTTTATGGCAAGCCGTTGCCTAACCAGAACGGCGCGCCGGTGCGGATCATCGTGCCGTGGAAGTACGGCTTCAAGAGCGCCAAATCCATCGTCAAGATCCGGCTGGTCGAGAAACAGCCGGCCACGGCGTGGAACAAGTCGATCCCGAGCGAGTACGGTTTTTACTCCAACGTAAACCCGGAAGTGGATCACCCGCGCTGGAGTCAGGCCACCGAGCGCCGTATTGGCGAATTCAGCCGTCGCAAGACGCTGATGTTCAATGGCTACGGCGAGTACGTTGCGGCGATGTACCGCAATATGGACCTGAAAAAGTTCTACTGA
- a CDS encoding UDP-N-acetylmuramoyl-tripeptide--D-alanyl-D-alanine ligase encodes MMLTLRETALALDGLLTGDADIAFVRVTTDSRDIKPGDLYVALKGERFDGHDFAADALAQGAVAVLVERVVSGTHIVVPDTLAALGKLAAYWRERMTDLKVIAVTGSGGKTTVKEMIATILITRFGEEAVLATRGNLNNHIGVPLTLLRLTAQHRFAVIEMGMNHFGEIDYLTHLARPDVAVVNNALRAHLEALGSVEGVARAKGEIFGGLKAGGTAVINADDANAALWSQLANGNRQLSFGLHTADMHARDIVETAEGSEFILGVPIDETRVLLPAPGLHNVRNALAAAAGTYAAGLDVTQIAAGLRQYKGVKGRLERKVAANGAQVIDDTYNANPDSMRAAVDVLTTLARAGGNPSILVLGDMGEVGPDAADLHAEIGKYAKEQGVQQLFTLGEQMANAASEFGNKHSATLEDLMATLQMAVTPDSLVLVKGSRFMRMERVVQALQGIAQNNNKKDA; translated from the coding sequence ATGATGCTGACCCTGCGCGAAACAGCGCTGGCCCTTGATGGTTTGCTGACAGGCGATGCCGACATCGCCTTTGTCCGCGTGACCACCGACAGCCGCGACATCAAGCCGGGTGATCTGTACGTTGCGCTCAAGGGCGAGCGGTTTGATGGTCATGATTTTGCCGCCGATGCTTTGGCGCAAGGTGCCGTCGCGGTGCTGGTAGAGCGTGTGGTAAGTGGCACGCATATTGTCGTGCCCGATACCCTGGCCGCGCTGGGCAAACTCGCCGCCTACTGGCGCGAGCGCATGACCGACCTGAAAGTGATCGCCGTGACTGGCAGCGGTGGCAAAACCACCGTCAAGGAAATGATCGCCACCATCCTGATCACCCGCTTTGGTGAAGAGGCGGTGTTGGCGACGCGTGGCAACCTGAACAACCACATTGGCGTGCCACTGACCTTGTTACGCCTGACCGCGCAACATCGTTTTGCGGTGATTGAAATGGGCATGAACCATTTCGGCGAGATTGATTACCTGACTCATCTGGCCCGCCCGGATGTGGCCGTAGTCAACAACGCGCTGCGCGCTCATCTGGAAGCCTTGGGCTCGGTGGAAGGCGTGGCCCGGGCCAAGGGTGAGATTTTTGGCGGACTGAAAGCAGGCGGCACAGCGGTAATCAACGCTGATGACGCCAATGCTGCGTTGTGGAGCCAGTTGGCCAACGGCAATCGCCAACTCAGCTTTGGTCTGCACACCGCCGACATGCATGCACGGGACATCGTCGAAACGGCGGAAGGCTCGGAATTTATCCTCGGTGTGCCGATCGATGAAACCCGCGTGCTGCTGCCTGCGCCGGGCCTGCATAACGTGCGTAACGCGCTGGCCGCTGCCGCTGGCACTTACGCTGCCGGGCTGGACGTGACGCAAATTGCTGCTGGCCTGCGGCAATACAAAGGCGTGAAAGGCCGACTCGAACGCAAAGTGGCGGCCAATGGCGCGCAAGTGATCGACGACACCTACAACGCCAATCCGGATTCGATGCGCGCGGCGGTCGATGTACTGACTACCTTGGCCCGCGCCGGTGGCAATCCATCCATTCTGGTGCTGGGTGATATGGGCGAAGTTGGCCCTGATGCTGCTGATCTGCATGCAGAAATCGGCAAATACGCCAAAGAGCAGGGCGTACAGCAACTGTTTACGCTGGGCGAACAAATGGCCAATGCCGCGAGTGAGTTTGGCAACAAGCATTCGGCCACGCTGGAAGACCTGATGGCCACGCTGCAAATGGCAGTGACACCAGACAGCCTGGTGTTGGTGAAAGGGTCGCGCTTCATGCGTATGGAACGGGTAGTACAAGCGCTGCAAGGCATCGCCCAAAACAACAATAAAAAGGATGCCTGA
- a CDS encoding UDP-N-acetylmuramoyl-L-alanyl-D-glutamate--2,6-diaminopimelate ligase, giving the protein MKPKTWNLSPLDLAAIDKIAAGRPVRADSRLVDAGDVFLAFQGEYSDGRSYIGSAVGRGAGAVLWEAEDFSWQQSWQVPNLPLPQLRAQAGIVASHLLGDPSKALLVVGVTGTNGKTSIAHWLAQAFTLLGNKTGLMGTMGNGLWGALEASSRTTLDPVAVQQWMARFRDQGASQVVMEVSSHGLAQARVHGVAFDTAVFTNLTRDHLDYHGTMQAYGAEKARLFAWEGLKTAVINVDDEFGRELAKSTTAQQVFTYGIDQGDLRAVAVHASLNGLALEIETPMGRASIVSQLIGRFNVYNLLAALGVLLSAGVPLANAAQVLSEIEPAGGRMQRLGGGRLPLVVVDYAHTPDALEKALATLREAMPAGKRLYCIFGCGGDRDPGKRPMMAKIACDLADNVIITSDNPRTESPQKIVEDIVAGVEGVYGLGDHNYAISLDRRVAIEDTIDLAGPDDVVLIAGKGHETYQEINGVRQHFDDVEEARAALERKQ; this is encoded by the coding sequence ATGAAGCCCAAAACCTGGAATCTGTCCCCGCTGGACCTGGCTGCAATCGACAAGATCGCCGCAGGTAGACCGGTGCGCGCAGATAGCCGCCTTGTGGATGCGGGCGACGTGTTTCTTGCCTTTCAGGGTGAGTACTCCGACGGGCGCTCGTATATAGGTAGCGCGGTGGGGCGCGGCGCTGGTGCAGTGCTGTGGGAAGCGGAAGATTTTTCGTGGCAGCAAAGCTGGCAAGTGCCCAATCTACCATTGCCGCAATTGCGCGCGCAGGCGGGCATCGTCGCCTCCCATTTGTTGGGCGATCCTTCCAAAGCGTTGTTAGTGGTCGGTGTGACAGGCACCAATGGCAAAACCTCAATCGCTCATTGGCTGGCGCAAGCATTTACCTTGCTGGGCAACAAAACGGGCTTGATGGGCACCATGGGCAATGGCTTGTGGGGCGCGCTGGAAGCATCCAGCCGCACCACGCTTGATCCGGTCGCTGTGCAGCAGTGGATGGCGCGGTTCCGCGATCAAGGTGCTAGCCAGGTGGTGATGGAAGTTTCTTCGCATGGTCTGGCTCAAGCGCGTGTGCATGGCGTGGCTTTCGATACCGCCGTGTTCACCAATCTGACTCGCGATCACCTTGATTACCACGGCACCATGCAAGCCTATGGTGCCGAAAAGGCTCGCCTGTTTGCCTGGGAAGGACTCAAAACCGCCGTGATCAATGTGGACGACGAATTTGGCCGCGAGCTAGCCAAATCGACCACGGCACAGCAAGTGTTTACCTACGGCATCGACCAGGGTGATCTGCGTGCGGTGGCGGTTCATGCCTCGCTCAACGGGTTGGCGCTGGAAATCGAAACGCCAATGGGCCGCGCCAGCATCGTTAGTCAGTTGATTGGCCGCTTTAACGTCTACAACCTGCTGGCCGCGCTGGGCGTGTTGTTGTCTGCCGGTGTGCCGCTGGCCAATGCCGCCCAGGTCTTGAGCGAGATCGAGCCCGCTGGCGGGCGCATGCAGCGTCTGGGTGGTGGCCGCTTGCCGCTGGTGGTGGTGGATTACGCCCATACGCCGGACGCGCTGGAAAAAGCCCTGGCTACGCTGCGTGAAGCCATGCCTGCCGGTAAACGCTTGTACTGCATTTTTGGTTGCGGTGGCGACCGCGATCCGGGCAAGCGCCCCATGATGGCCAAAATCGCTTGTGACCTGGCCGACAACGTCATTATCACCAGCGACAACCCACGTACCGAAAGCCCGCAAAAAATTGTGGAAGACATCGTCGCGGGCGTTGAGGGTGTGTATGGCCTGGGTGATCACAACTACGCCATTAGTCTCGATCGGCGCGTGGCCATTGAAGACACCATTGATCTGGCCGGGCCAGACGACGTGGTGCTGATCGCCGGTAAAGGTCACGAGACATATCAAGAAATCAATGGTGTGCGCCAGCATTTCGACGATGTCGAAGAGGCGCGTGCAGCTTTGGAAAGGAAGCAGTAA
- the mraZ gene encoding division/cell wall cluster transcriptional repressor MraZ yields MFGGVATLNLDSKGRLAIPARHRELLSAHCAGKLVITVEPAGCLLVYPEPDWVPVRDKLNQLSGAQVNIRRVIVGHAEEIEMDGAGRVLIPPRLRQIAGLDKEVALVGMGNKFELWDDAKWAAQTASVLAIDPAELAQQMQGIVL; encoded by the coding sequence ATGTTCGGCGGCGTAGCAACTCTTAATCTCGACAGCAAAGGGCGTTTGGCCATACCGGCCAGGCACCGCGAACTGCTGTCTGCCCATTGCGCCGGCAAACTGGTCATTACCGTTGAGCCGGCAGGCTGCCTGCTGGTCTATCCCGAACCAGACTGGGTGCCGGTTCGCGACAAACTCAATCAATTGTCCGGCGCACAGGTGAACATTCGCCGCGTGATCGTCGGGCATGCCGAAGAAATCGAAATGGATGGCGCCGGTCGCGTGCTGATCCCTCCTCGCTTGCGGCAAATTGCCGGGCTGGACAAGGAAGTCGCACTGGTGGGCATGGGTAACAAGTTCGAGTTATGGGATGACGCCAAATGGGCCGCACAAACTGCGTCCGTTCTGGCGATTGACCCGGCCGAACTGGCCCAGCAAATGCAAGGTATCGTGCTGTGA
- the rsmH gene encoding 16S rRNA (cytosine(1402)-N(4))-methyltransferase RsmH has protein sequence MSFIHRTVLLDEAVEALAIIPDGIYVDGTFGRGGHSRLILSKLGPNGRLIGFDKDLQAIAEANTITDPRFTIVHEGFAGLAQALDALGVSQIDGVLLDLGVSSPQLDDGSRGFSFRFDAPLDMRMDTTRGMTAAQWINSADVKEIAEVVRDYGEERFAKQVATAIVAGRDIEPITTTRQLAALVAKAVRTREPGQDPATRTFQAVRIFINRELEELSLILPQALARLKPGGRLSVIAFHSLEDRIVKQFMQHASKSHMPDRLPLRASEMPVPPLRIIGKPIRASDEEVAANPRARSAILRVAERTEAAL, from the coding sequence GTGAGTTTTATCCATCGCACGGTCTTGCTCGACGAAGCGGTCGAGGCTCTCGCCATTATCCCCGATGGCATCTATGTCGACGGGACTTTCGGTCGCGGCGGCCACAGCCGTCTCATTCTCTCAAAACTTGGCCCCAATGGTCGTCTGATCGGATTCGACAAGGATCTGCAGGCCATTGCTGAAGCCAACACCATTACTGACCCACGTTTCACCATCGTCCACGAAGGCTTTGCCGGACTGGCGCAGGCGCTGGACGCCTTGGGCGTGTCGCAGATTGATGGCGTATTGCTGGACCTTGGGGTTTCTTCCCCGCAACTGGACGACGGAAGTCGCGGCTTTAGTTTCCGCTTCGACGCTCCGCTCGATATGCGCATGGACACCACCCGCGGCATGACTGCTGCGCAGTGGATTAACAGCGCCGATGTAAAAGAAATTGCCGAGGTGGTACGTGACTATGGCGAAGAGCGGTTTGCTAAACAGGTTGCAACAGCGATTGTTGCGGGTCGGGACATCGAGCCCATCACGACTACACGCCAACTTGCCGCGCTCGTGGCAAAGGCCGTCCGTACCCGTGAGCCGGGCCAGGATCCGGCGACGCGTACCTTCCAGGCTGTACGGATTTTCATTAATCGGGAGCTTGAAGAGCTCTCGCTGATCTTGCCGCAAGCCTTGGCCAGACTGAAGCCAGGCGGACGTTTATCGGTGATTGCCTTCCATTCGCTGGAAGACCGCATCGTCAAACAGTTCATGCAGCATGCGTCCAAGTCGCACATGCCGGACAGACTGCCGCTACGGGCGTCGGAAATGCCGGTGCCACCCTTGAGAATCATCGGCAAGCCCATTCGGGCAAGCGATGAGGAGGTGGCAGCAAACCCCAGGGCTAGAAGTGCGATTCTGCGGGTGGCAGAAAGAACGGAGGCGGCGCTGTGA
- a CDS encoding NupC/NupG family nucleoside CNT transporter produces MDIVRSLFGMVVLLLIAFAVSNNRRLIKPRVVIAALLTQIVIGAFILFVPIGKDILAGAANAVNHVLDYGQHGISFLFGGLVDKKMFEIFGDGGFVFAFRVLPAIIFVTALISVLYYIGVMKWVVLILGTLFHKVIGVSKIESFSAATTIFLGQSEMPAVVKPFVKNMNGPELFAVMSSGMAAVAGSVLAGYAGLGVKMEYLLAASFMAIPGGLLFAKIICPSTEESKVEFKEIGFDEHRPANVIEAAASGVSVGLQIAFNVGAMLIGFIGLIALVDGVVGGIFGWFGHPNWTLEYLLGYAFSPLAWLIGVPWHDAQIAGNFLGQKMILNEFVAYVGLAPYLKDAASVAAAGLQVLDPKTLAIVSFALCGFANFSSIAVLAGGFSAVAPERRSQVARYGLRVVVAGTLSNLMSATIAGIFLSVH; encoded by the coding sequence ATGGATATCGTCCGCAGCCTGTTCGGCATGGTGGTTCTGTTACTGATTGCTTTTGCGGTTTCCAATAACCGCCGCCTGATCAAACCCCGCGTCGTCATTGCCGCCTTGCTCACCCAAATCGTGATCGGGGCATTCATCCTGTTTGTACCCATCGGCAAAGATATCCTGGCCGGTGCCGCCAATGCGGTGAACCACGTGCTCGATTATGGCCAGCACGGTATTTCGTTCCTGTTCGGCGGCCTGGTCGACAAAAAGATGTTTGAAATCTTTGGCGACGGCGGCTTTGTATTCGCCTTCCGCGTATTGCCCGCCATTATCTTTGTTACCGCGCTGATTTCGGTGCTGTATTACATCGGCGTAATGAAATGGGTGGTGCTGATCCTGGGCACCCTCTTTCACAAGGTCATTGGTGTTTCCAAGATCGAATCTTTCTCTGCCGCCACCACCATTTTTCTGGGCCAGAGCGAGATGCCTGCGGTGGTCAAACCGTTTGTTAAAAACATGAACGGGCCGGAATTGTTTGCGGTGATGTCCAGTGGCATGGCGGCAGTGGCGGGCTCGGTGCTGGCGGGTTACGCCGGGCTGGGCGTGAAGATGGAATATCTTCTGGCCGCCTCGTTCATGGCGATTCCAGGCGGCTTGTTGTTTGCCAAGATCATTTGCCCGAGCACCGAAGAAAGCAAAGTCGAATTCAAGGAAATCGGCTTTGACGAACATCGCCCCGCCAACGTTATTGAAGCCGCCGCATCCGGCGTTTCCGTCGGTTTGCAGATTGCCTTCAATGTCGGCGCCATGCTGATTGGCTTTATTGGCTTGATCGCACTGGTCGATGGCGTGGTCGGCGGCATCTTCGGCTGGTTTGGTCATCCCAACTGGACCCTGGAATACCTGCTGGGTTATGCCTTTTCGCCACTGGCCTGGCTAATTGGCGTGCCTTGGCATGACGCGCAAATCGCTGGCAACTTCCTCGGCCAGAAAATGATCCTGAACGAGTTTGTCGCGTATGTCGGCCTGGCTCCTTACCTCAAAGACGCGGCCTCAGTTGCTGCCGCTGGTTTGCAGGTGCTGGACCCCAAAACGCTGGCGATTGTGTCGTTCGCTCTGTGCGGCTTTGCCAATTTCTCATCGATTGCCGTGCTCGCGGGCGGTTTCTCTGCCGTCGCCCCGGAACGCCGGTCGCAAGTGGCTCGCTACGGCTTGCGCGTGGTGGTGGCCGGTACGCTCTCTAATCTGATGAGTGCAACCATTGCCGGTATTTTCTTGTCTGTGCATTAA